The DNA region GAAATTAGTTTCAACATTTTTCAAAGATGCTTGATATAGGTCAGCAAAGTGCTTGGAGGTACGACATGTACTTCTCCAATGACCTTTCATTCCACAACGGCTACAAGTACTTTCACCCTTTTTAACCATCGTACTTCCCTCGGGTTTCtcctcatttgttttctgtttTTGATAGTAAGGCTTCCTTTTAAAGTGGGGGCGATTTTGTTGATTTCGGCCTCGACCACGCCAAAATCCATGACCACGGGCACGCCCACGTCCACGTCCATATCCATGCCCACGTCCACGTCCAAATGATTTATTATCTCTATATTCATTATTAGTCACCGCATTCACTTCAGGGAATGGTGTTGAGCCAGTGGGACGTGCTTGATGATTTTTCAGCAAAAGTTCATTATTTTGTTCAGCAAGAAGCAACACAGAAATAAGCTCAGAATATTTCGTGAATCCACGTTCACGATATTGTTGTTGCAAGAGCATATTATTGGCATGGAAAGTGGAATATGTTTTCTCCAACATATCTTTATCGGTGATATTCTCGCCACATAATTTCAATTGAGATGTAATTTTGAACATGGCAGAGTTATACTCGCTCACACTTTTATAATCTTGCAATCGCAAGTGTAGCCAATCATAGCGAGCTTTAGGAAGTATCACCGTTTTCTGGTGATCATATCTTTCTTTGAGATCTTTCCAAAGAGTTGATGGATCTTTAATAGTCAGATATTCAGTTTTCAAGCCTTCATCAAGGTGATGGCGAAGAAATATCATGGCCTTTGCCTTGTCTTGTTCAGAGGTCTTATTTCCCTCTTTTATGGTGTCACCGAGACCCATTGCACTAAGATGGATTTCAGCATCAAGAATCCATGTCAAATAATTTTTGCCGGTGACATCAAGTGCGTTAAACTCAAGTTTCGTAAGATTCGACATTTTCACTAAAAATAAACAAAACTCGAATCAACATCAATATTTATGCACATAAATATAATGCAATGCGATAATTTTTTATGACAAGATAACAAATAATTTGCGAAAGAAACAGATTATCACTTATCAAATATACTCACTTAaacaaatataatatattacACATAATGATGCATTTAATCAACAAGTTTAATAGAACATGATTTTAGTTAAGTCTCAGAGACTAAAATATATGCTATTCATTGATAACAACCCATCTTAGTTAACATGACAATTATTAACACGCATGCACAAGTAAAACAAATATAAATTACTGCTACATCAACTCTTAGTCACGGAAATAGATTATAAAAGCTGCAGGAGACAAGGCATAGCCTAGCTTTTAGTTTTTAACTATTCGTGCAAAGTGCAAACTCCCTAAATTTGTACAACATTCAGATTATAGCATAAAATATCAAGCCACTTAAGTAATTTGCAAGGGATAACATAAGAACTAATACAAATAATTCATGAAGCAGAAAACAAGTGAAGTGATTTTAATTTTACTTACGCAAATGTTCAACTAAGCAGGCATAAAAATCAGGTCAAGCAATTAGCATAAATAATTAGTACAGAATATTATACAGGCATCCACTTATAATTTAACCACCCGCAAAGTGTAATACGTGAACATGACAAATATGAACTAAAAGAATAGACTAGCATGTTATGGATCTAGTTTTACTAACATGCAATCATGCCTGCGGTAATATATTCATTTAACAATTAAAACATGGGCATACCTTTTGTAGAGACAGGAAGTAATGATCACCCAGCTAGTACTAGTACTTGTGTTGACAAGAAACTCGTGTAAACTCGTAAACCAACTTCTCCTTCTGGTGCACCCACAGATCTTATTAGCtttcgtgctgataacgtgttacAAACTAATATAGAATATATTATATAGAGAGCATTACAAGAACAAAATTACTAAGAGAATAGAGAAGATTTTCATTTCATATATCAATCACATATCTTACAATGGTTTATATAGGGCTAGAGTTTGTAGGTTACAAGTAGCATGAAAAGCCAAAGGGTGTAAATGAAAAGCCAAAGGGGTGAGAATTAATGGGGTAAATTGTAAGGTTAAAAGTCATTCAAATATATAACAAAATTTTATTTAATGTCATGTAAAGcacatatttttatttaaatattggTTCTCCTACTAGCTTGTTTACTTTAATAATATCCATTGGTCTTTGTGCAAAAACACAATATAAAGATATCACagggacagagggagtactaAATATTATTCATacaattttaagaaaaaaaactaaaaaatataCCCGATATAATGTTTGATGAATTGATGGGAAAAATACAGCAAAAGAAAAAACTAAAGAGCTGATATGGTTATGGAAGAAAAAAATGATACTACACCATAAACAACCTATGATAACAAAAACAATATTACAATAGGACGACTTAAATGTTACCCCAACTTTACCACCTAAAGGGAATCACGTAGGTTAAATAAGGACCTCACCACCTTAAAGGCTTCACGTGGGTCAAAAATTAGGATCCGTCTTAAATCCATGTACAATCCATGCATGCTTGGTGTATCATTCATACACCGTACCATCCCTGTTATACGCTCTCACGTGCACATCGTACACATCCCATATATGATTCCATATCCAGGTACACAATCCTTTGTGTACATCATATAtcaatataatattcattttgagGTGTATAAACCATAGTATATAGAAAATCAACTAGGGTACTGCTATCTACATGTACCTCAACATAATTTTCATATTTTAGGGTGCACTTCCATATGCACCCCTTAATCTTCATATTTCACCATAAATTTTCATAATTCGTGTTACTAAGTTTGTTCAAAAATCTAATAATTTTCCAAATTCCATATAGCCACTACCCCTTAATTCTTCATCACTAACATGTCATGGTGAAAAACTAAGGCAGTACCTACAATATAAataaattcatgcaagtatacatTTTCAAACCAAGATCAAACAGTATATAAATCCAGGCATGTGAGGTAaatttcattttatttattcCAAATGAAAATCCTATCGGTGGGGTGTACACGCACTACCCCCAGTCTACGACCATTTCACAGCTACACATACAAACATGAACCTACCACGACAGTCTTAACTAATAACTACTTTTATTCTCCTAAACCTAAAAGAGGTCTACTTGTAACAAAAAGGAAATTACTGATAATACCTTTTGAAGTGTTCATCATTCCAAGCTATTGGGATCGGCTTCCCATCCATATCGATAAGATGGTAGTTTCTTTTTCACAGAACCGTCTTGATGATGTAAGGACCCTCCCAATTAGCAACAAAGACACCATGCCCAAGGGTCATCATATTGGGCATCATCCTCCTCAAAACCAAAACCCCAACTCTCAAGGGTCGCGCCCGAACCTTCTtatcaaaatattttttgttCTCTGATGGTACGTAACCAACTTCAGATGTGCATTCACACGTACCTCTTCCACCAGATCGAGATACAAATGATAATTAATTTCATTGTCATATGGATCATAGTTATCCCTTCTAAAAAACCAGCATCAATATCCACAAGTACCATAACTTCACACCCATACGTCAAAGTGAAAGGTGATTCACCTGGAGTAGTTCGGGGAGTGGTGTTGTAAAACCACTACCCTAGGCAATTCTTTAGGCCAATTTCCCTTGGTTTCCTCCAACTCAGTCTTTAGAGTATGTTTGATGATTTTATTTATGGCCTCAGTTTGGTCATTGCTTTGCGGGTGACATACTGCTGAGAAGCCCTTTTGTATGTGAAGGTCCTCACAAAGCTTCTTCATCTCCTTGCTGTCAAATTATTTTCCATTATCCGAGATTAATTTATAAGGTATAccatgttaggaatatgttgtgaacttgatgataagttgaacaaaacaccttagtagatatAACTTAGTATTtttagctctcgacggatgtactacaatagtcccgacggatgaactttatagtcccgacagatgactactgaacatccatcgagagtgtagcttatgtaataataagtcttgtagcacatttctgcaaacaacaatgttttagttgagtagatgttgtaggattctttgagtcatgttgactactagattgatatgcagaataggttggctaattgtaaatataagatatcttgtaattctgtataagtgaaatagagtgaagtggcagaaaggctcccgatggatgatctacaaaggctaccgacggataagcaacaaGAAATCTGACGGATGACCAATATAGTCCCGAtagatgatcatattcaaaaagagcagttgacagtgacaacacagtcacatgcgttgggtgtttgcaaatggaatgtggcagcctaattgcaggatttagagaacaaaaagcattaccatttccatgcaattatgaagatattcaaagatgttggacggtgtaataaagtagcatgaaaaATGGACTAGAAACTATTTTTGTTTTACTTTTTTGTCtatttatcatgtaacttggtagtagaacaaataactaagtaagcaagcattattttcagagagacaGAAAATGCTGTATCTGataagcatctctttgtaattatgcaagttcacttgtaagcagctgtgtgctattcaagcatcacagagttctcatcttaatatatatctctggtggataagttcaaatccaccgaaagttttaaagccttgtgttttatttctttgtgatttgatttctattattcttttattccgcattactgcaaatcaaacacagtcatatattattaagtaagaacaattttaaaatcagaaaaagaaaccagaattacattcaaccctccttctgtaatACTTGTTGCATTGTTTGTGAATAACAATTGTATCAGAGCAAGTTCTTGAAGTACAgagagtgtaaagatcaccacaattagaaagatgatcagaaaggatattggagtgaaaattccatttttggacaaagataactatcaccactggaaggtgaagatgcacctacatcttctttctcaagatgaagcttatgtggactgcattgagaaaggtcctcatgttcctataagagctgctacaggaaatgaaccatcagttccaaaacctagacatgaatggtctgatccagacattgaacaagtcaggaaagataaaaaggacATGAACATACTGTTTATGATGTTGATGGTgtatgtttgacaacatcattaactgcaaacAACCAAagggtttgggacacagttcaaattatctgtgatggaattgagcaagtaagagagaacaaaatcCAGCTCTTGATTCACCATATAAGAATTTTTattgtgaagaaagtgagtcactcactgacatatttagtagatttcaaaagctactgaatgctctcaagttgcatggaagggtctatcaaacaaaagactcaaatcttaaattccttatatataccaaaggaatggaagcccatgacagtctctttaagaaactctcaagattacatggaattcaccttggaaagactgtatggaattctaaaaacctatgagcttgaaatagagtaagatgaaaagatggagaaaggaagaaagaaaggaggatccattgcactagttgcggagcaagaaaaggaaaaagagatgaaggttgaagctgtgaaatctgtatcaaactcaagggtttgtgaaagcaatggtaaagggctggtagctgaaaatgaagaacaattgagccaagatgacatggatgatatagatgagcattTTGAGTCTGTAGactacaaaaagaaatattttgagctAATCAAACAAAATAAAGGGAattcattactcaagaaaatgattgagcagctgatggattggatgaagatgaagaaacaaactatgtcaacctagccctaatggccaaatcagatgaagcagaatTTAGTTCATctagcaatcaggtaatcaccactaacctagcacatttaactaAATCAGTGTgcaatgatgccatcaatgatatgtctactgaattgtattaTTTTCGTTTAACTCTTAaatctctcactaaggaaaatgctaaaattaaagaaaacaatttatttttaagtgagagaaataatgtgctagagtctcaatttattgaatttgaaaaaattgagaattgaatgtaaaactatcaaggatgaattaactgaatctttaaagaaagaagagattttaagaaagcagcttaaATGAGAaaatgaagtaattaaggcatggaaatcatctagagatgtccatgctcaaattactaaagttcaaggtatagaatcattttgtgatgaagcctggaaaaagagcaaggagaagcttgattccaatttggttgaaggattgtcaaaggatgtggattcgacggatgatgagtgTTATCCGTCAAAAGACCAAAGGACTATtcgtcgaaagacaaggaaccacatccaTCGGCTGAGAgaaaaccagttagcaaagccaagctagctaagttaaatgagaactatggatcagtttctaaaaaatttattccaggagaatcaagtcaagtgagaaaagaaaagagagtcaatgttggtcatctgtctatcaagcaattgaatggcagattggagaaaattgaagtgaaagcagagattaaaagaaaaacaatagaaatggaaaagtgggaattaacaaacataacaactacacacctgataataTGCACAAGGAAAATTTATGTTAAGTGttgtagtgttaatcatctgtctatTAATTGTAAACTTGTTAAGTCTGCACCCATGTCTACaccttcttcttttcccaacatgactaccatgcctgcaatgcctatgaatgttttGCCTGCACAGAATCTGAATGCATATTTGctatatgccatttgcacctaatccttattatgctgcatttagtatgcctcaaatgccatttagcatgccttactggaataacatgtttgcacacaacatgccttttcatgttaatcaaaatgcGCATGATAATTCTTcttcaatgaatggtttcaaaggtccaactcaaatgacaaaggatgaatctgaaatacctaagtcaaattaggtcaaacctaagaaaccaaagaaaaaggataacaaggcaggacccaagtaaacttgggtaccaaaatcaacttgatttgattttgatgtgtgcagggaaacagaaagaatctttggtatctggatagtagttgctcaaggcacatgattggagattctaccctgctcactgtTTTAGAGAAGAGCgggcccaagtattacttttggagatgacaacaaaggttatactgtgggatatggcttgatttcaaaggataatatcattgaggaagttgccctagtgtatggtctcaagcataatttgttgagtatcagtcagctttatgataggggcaactcagttacttttaatgcaaaagcctgtgttgtgactgacaagaaaaacaacaaagtggttctcattggagtgagaaaaggaaatgtgtatctagatgaCTACAACTCAACAAAtacagaatctgtaacttgtcttctcagtaaagcaagtcagatgaaggttggctatggcacaagaagctgtcccatctatacttcaagaccatgaatgagctagtcaagaaagatttggttaaaggtattcctcaagtggagttttcaaaggatggattgtgtgatgcctgccagaaagtaaagcagattaaaacatcattcaagaagaagcttgaatcatctattgaagaacctttacaattacctcacatggacttgtttggactaGTAATTGTATTGTCTATCTCAAAGaagagatattgcctagtaattgtggatgatttttcaaagttctcttggacatattttctaaaatccaaagatgaggcgagtgaaatcatcaccaatcatataaggcaagttaacaatcatcctgacttcaaggttagaagaatcaggggtgacaatgaaactgagttcaagaattctgtgatgagagtGTTTTGTGAAGAgtatggaatcatgcatgagttttctacagcaagaactccacaaaaaaaatggtgtggtggaaaggaagaatagatcattcattgaagctacaagaacgatgcttgaagaatcaaggccgccaacttacttttgggcagaagctgtgaACACAACATGCTATACTCATAATCTCCTTGATCAATCAATCAAAATGCATGACTCCATATCAgatattcaagaataggaagccaccattaaactttctacatgtctttggctgtaaatgttatatcttaaggaatcaaactgatcaatatggaaagtttgatgctaaagcagatgaaggaatttttgttggatatgtagttggaaaaacatatagagtctacaatcttagaaccaacattgtatGGAATCTGTGCATTTTGTGtctgataaaaagattgaaggactgcaagatggagatttccatgaaagcctcaaatttgacaatgtggagatgatttgtgaagatagtgatgataataagatcaagaaccaatatccaaggacaatgcagaaaagtctacaactaatgaagcacataattcacatccatcgaaagaccaagtgcatcatccgtcgaaagacaatctACATCATCCATCGACAGGCAAAGAATAACATCCATTGATCCCTCAATAGGAGCTGAAAGTCAAGTAAGATCACAGTCAGAAATAACCCcatcttcaagtcaaagatccataaactcaggggaaGTTTCTGATCATCAATACTCTACTAatcatcaagacaataatgaggcctcttcatctagagctaatctaccacaacagagaaaatggactgagatcacccttttgagctcattattggtgatgcatcttctagactTCAAACAAGgaaacaactcaagaagaatgtctatatagcagctttctctcaaaggaagaaccaaagaaggtagaagaacctctgttggatcctgattgggttctagctatgcaggaggagctaaaccaatttgaaaggaacaaggtatggaagctagtacccaagactaaaggaaagaatctaattgacaccaagtgggtattcagaaacaagatggatgaaaatggcatagttgtcaggaacaaagctagattggttgctaagggctattgtcaacaagaatgaatagattttgatgaaacttttactcttgttgcaagacttgaagccatcagaattttcttagcctatgcagcccatgccaat from Apium graveolens cultivar Ventura unplaced genomic scaffold, ASM990537v1 ctg7885, whole genome shotgun sequence includes:
- the LOC141704473 gene encoding uncharacterized protein LOC141704473, producing MSNLTKLEFNALDVTGKNYLTWILDAEIHLSAMGLGDTIKEGNKTSEQDKAKAMIFLRHHLDEGLKTEYLTIKDPSTLWKDLKERYDHQKTVILPKARYDWLHLRLQDYKSVSEYNSAMFKITSQLKLCGENITDKDMLEKTYSTFHANNMLLQQQYRERGFTKYSELISVLLLAEQNNELLLKNHQARPTGSTPFPEVNAVTNNEYRDNKSFGRGRGHGYGRGRGRARGHGFWRGRGRNQQNRPHFKRKPYYQKQKTNEEKPEGSTMVKKGESTCSRCGMKGHWRSTCRTSKHFADLYQASLKNVETNFTEQNDPWGLLILKHILEVMAKLILRPLLTWKW